A window of the Dictyoglomus sp. genome harbors these coding sequences:
- a CDS encoding methyltransferase domain-containing protein — MDYKWYVDQISEDQFHCYEILEVLVDIKTPWQKIQIIRNKTLGKCLIIDGKIQSTEADEYIYHESLIHPPLILHPDPRDILVVGVGEGATLRELLKYPEVNITAVEIDPEVINFAEQYLEEWHQGAFKNPRVKLIYDDGWNYLKNTSNSFDVIVLDLPEPYPNTPAYRLYTPEFYKMVWEKLNPYGIMVTQGETTQWGQQYKHFWIKENLKKVFGENVYSYQAYIPSFDSSWGFLIAGKDKIDPFKDKKEIDDLINKRIKEPLRFYDGITHLSLFYLPKYLRD; from the coding sequence ATGGACTATAAATGGTATGTCGACCAAATCTCAGAAGATCAGTTTCATTGTTATGAAATATTAGAAGTTTTAGTGGATATTAAAACTCCCTGGCAGAAGATTCAAATTATAAGAAATAAGACTCTTGGAAAATGTTTGATAATTGATGGAAAAATTCAATCTACAGAAGCAGACGAATATATCTATCATGAATCTTTAATTCATCCACCTTTAATATTACATCCCGATCCTCGTGATATACTCGTTGTAGGGGTTGGAGAAGGTGCAACTTTAAGGGAGCTTCTTAAATATCCAGAAGTTAATATTACTGCTGTTGAAATAGATCCTGAAGTTATAAATTTTGCAGAACAATACCTAGAAGAGTGGCATCAAGGGGCTTTTAAAAATCCAAGGGTGAAATTAATTTATGATGATGGATGGAATTATTTGAAAAATACAAGTAATTCTTTTGATGTTATTGTATTAGATCTTCCAGAACCTTATCCAAATACTCCAGCATATAGACTATATACTCCTGAATTTTACAAAATGGTTTGGGAAAAACTTAATCCTTATGGGATCATGGTAACTCAAGGAGAGACCACTCAATGGGGTCAGCAATATAAACATTTTTGGATTAAAGAAAACCTAAAAAAAGTATTTGGTGAAAATGTTTATTCATATCAAGCCTATATTCCTTCCTTTGATAGTAGTTGGGGATTTTTGATTGCTGGCAAAGATAAAATTGATCCTTTTAAAGATAAAAAAGAGATTGATGATTTAATAAATAAAAGAATAAAAGAGCCTTTAAGATTTTATGATGGAATAACTCATTTATCCTTATTCTATCTTCCAAAATATCTTAGGGATTAA
- a CDS encoding protein-L-isoaspartate(D-aspartate) O-methyltransferase, translating into MEKELFDNWEHKKKRQELIDILREEGITSQSVLRVLGKIPRHLFIPKELEEVAYENQALPIGEFQTISQPFIVALMTQALELSGKEKVLEIGTGSGYQTAILAELSKEVFTIERIESLLEKAKKILEFLGYGNINFKLGDGTEGWEEFAPYDRIIVTASAPEIPFPLWEQLKENGIIVIPIGSREYQNLYKIIKRKDKKIVENLGGVVFVPLIGKYGWKE; encoded by the coding sequence TTGGAAAAAGAACTTTTTGATAATTGGGAGCATAAGAAAAAAAGACAAGAATTAATAGATATTTTAAGAGAAGAAGGTATAACTTCACAATCTGTACTTAGAGTCTTAGGTAAAATTCCAAGACATTTATTTATTCCTAAAGAATTAGAAGAGGTAGCCTATGAAAATCAAGCTCTGCCTATAGGAGAGTTTCAAACAATATCTCAGCCTTTCATTGTTGCATTAATGACTCAAGCTTTAGAGCTCTCAGGAAAGGAGAAAGTGTTGGAGATTGGAACTGGATCTGGATATCAAACTGCAATTTTAGCGGAATTATCTAAAGAAGTTTTTACTATTGAAAGAATAGAATCTCTATTGGAAAAGGCAAAAAAAATCTTAGAGTTTTTAGGATATGGAAATATTAATTTCAAACTTGGTGATGGAACTGAAGGATGGGAAGAATTTGCTCCTTATGATAGAATTATCGTTACTGCTTCTGCTCCTGAAATTCCTTTTCCTTTATGGGAACAATTGAAGGAAAATGGTATAATAGTAATCCCCATAGGAAGTAGAGAATATCAAAATCTTTATAAAATAATTAAAAGAAAAGATAAAAAAATAGTAGAAAACTTAGGAGGTGTAGTTTTTGTTCCTTTAATCGGAAAATACGGATGGAAAGAATAA
- a CDS encoding uracil-DNA glycosylase, whose product MERIMDLKVLEEEVRKCKKCSLWNKRTNIVFGEGNPQSKIMFIGEAPGYHEDQQGRPFVGAAGKLLTELIESLQLKREDVYIANVLKCRPPNNRDPNSDEIQACYPWLEEQIKIINPKIICTLGRYSAYVLLKFPINMSSYHGKFYEIEKRIIFLTYHPAAALYHGKILEEIKKDFLELKKIISEIKEKEEIKEQLSFW is encoded by the coding sequence ATGGAAAGAATAATGGATCTTAAAGTCTTGGAAGAAGAAGTAAGAAAGTGTAAAAAATGTAGTTTATGGAATAAAAGAACAAACATTGTTTTTGGGGAAGGAAATCCTCAATCTAAGATTATGTTTATTGGAGAGGCTCCAGGATATCATGAGGATCAGCAAGGAAGACCATTTGTAGGAGCTGCAGGGAAACTTCTTACCGAATTAATTGAATCCCTTCAGTTAAAAAGAGAAGATGTCTATATTGCAAATGTTCTAAAATGTAGACCACCTAATAACAGAGACCCAAATTCTGATGAAATTCAAGCATGTTATCCATGGTTAGAAGAACAGATCAAGATTATAAATCCTAAAATTATTTGTACTCTTGGAAGATATTCTGCTTATGTTTTATTAAAATTTCCCATTAATATGTCTTCCTATCATGGTAAATTCTATGAAATTGAGAAGAGAATTATATTTTTAACTTATCATCCTGCAGCTGCTCTTTATCATGGTAAAATTTTAGAGGAGATAAAGAAAGATTTTTTAGAACTGAAAAAAATTATTTCAGAAATAAAAGAAAAAGAGGAAATTAAAGAGCAATTATCTTTTTGGTAA
- a CDS encoding DNA polymerase III subunit alpha, with amino-acid sequence MNFVHLHVHTEYSLLDGACRIPDLIQKVKELGMSAVAITDHGVMYGVIDFYKTAKESGIKPIIGCEVYLTPNSRFEKKGQKDPLFHLILLVKDKEGYKNLIKLLTLSYLEGFYYKPRIDKELLRSYSKGLIALSSCLAGEIPTYILQGNIDKARNAIFEYLDIFGNDFYLEIQDNGLPEQKIVNNILISLSKELDVPLVATNDVHYLNKEDSELHDILLCIQTGSKLKDKNRLRFETDEFYLKSQEEMEKSFANIPSSLENTYKIAEKCNLEINLNNIILPTFEVPEGETLESYFEKLCWENAEKRIKNITPEIKERLNYEISVIKQMGFAGYFLIVSDFVNYAKSKGIPVGPGRGSAAGSLVAYVLGITNLEPTRWGLIFERFLNPERITMPDIDIDFCFERREEVINYVREKYGKDHVAQIITFGTMAARAAIRDVGRVLDVPYAEVDRLAKMIPPNTSIESAISSSSELQNLIKHNPTYEKIISIAKKLEGYARHASIHAAGIVISKEPITEYVPLQTMDGGNEIVTQFPMTNLEELGLLKMDFLGLRTLTVINDTLKDIKNRYGIELDLNNISLDDKKVYELLQEGETIGVFQLESKGMRNLLKEVKPEKFEDLIAVLALYRPGPLGRLESYIKRKKGEEEIKYLHPALEPILSETYGVIIYQEQVMEIAHRLAGFSLGQADLLRRAMGKKMPEVMEQQREIFINGAKERGISEEIAKEIFEDMARFAEYGFNKSHSAAYALISFQTAYLKAYYPREYMASLMTSVMGNNDKLAKYLAEAKRMGIKILPPDINESMVGFTVTSEGIRFGLSGIKNVGDNVAKAIVEEREKNGKFKSILDFAQRLNTRVINKRALESLIKAGAFDNFKYTRRTFLTNIEKILDLSQNSKKKEIIQASLWEFSPESPEISFENFPEFSLEELLSMEKEVLGFYVSYDPLLELQKFSNKLFDINIEDLFEMESGRYVVISGILKNLRETLDRKNQKMLFATLEDLTGEVDLTIFSSVYNIHKNLLIEGKKVIIAGKLENSKEEEERIKIIVDDIEDLEGEALVIKLNSSIDYKFIFDLKEFLKKKKGLNPVFIQLKGEKVLTSFEFWVKINDEFLRSLEKFLGDSHSYDIVRLNF; translated from the coding sequence ATGAATTTTGTTCATCTACATGTACACACAGAATATAGTCTTCTTGATGGTGCATGTAGAATCCCAGATTTAATTCAAAAAGTTAAAGAACTAGGGATGTCTGCTGTAGCTATAACAGATCATGGAGTGATGTATGGGGTTATTGATTTTTATAAAACTGCAAAAGAAAGTGGAATAAAGCCTATTATTGGATGTGAGGTATATTTAACTCCTAACTCTCGTTTTGAAAAAAAAGGACAGAAAGATCCATTATTTCATTTAATTCTTTTAGTGAAAGATAAAGAGGGATATAAAAATCTAATAAAATTACTTACATTATCCTATCTAGAAGGCTTCTATTATAAACCCCGAATTGATAAAGAACTTCTTAGAAGTTATAGTAAAGGATTAATAGCCCTTTCAAGTTGTCTTGCAGGAGAAATTCCAACATATATTCTTCAAGGAAATATAGATAAAGCAAGAAATGCCATATTTGAATATCTAGATATTTTTGGAAATGATTTCTATCTAGAAATACAAGATAATGGACTTCCAGAACAAAAAATTGTTAATAATATATTAATTTCTCTATCTAAAGAATTAGACGTGCCTCTTGTTGCAACAAATGATGTTCATTATCTCAATAAAGAAGATTCTGAACTTCATGATATTCTTCTTTGTATTCAGACAGGTTCGAAGTTGAAGGATAAAAATAGATTAAGATTTGAAACTGACGAGTTTTATTTAAAATCTCAAGAAGAAATGGAAAAAAGTTTTGCTAATATTCCATCTTCCTTAGAGAATACCTACAAAATTGCTGAAAAATGTAACTTAGAGATCAATCTTAACAATATAATTCTTCCAACTTTTGAGGTTCCAGAAGGAGAAACGCTAGAATCCTATTTTGAAAAACTATGCTGGGAAAATGCAGAGAAGAGAATAAAAAATATAACGCCTGAAATAAAAGAAAGGTTAAATTATGAAATATCTGTTATTAAACAAATGGGTTTTGCTGGATATTTTCTAATCGTTTCAGATTTTGTTAATTACGCAAAGAGTAAGGGAATACCTGTGGGTCCTGGTAGAGGTTCAGCTGCAGGGTCTCTTGTTGCATATGTCTTAGGTATAACAAATTTAGAACCGACAAGATGGGGATTAATATTTGAAAGATTTTTAAATCCAGAAAGGATTACTATGCCTGATATTGATATAGATTTTTGCTTTGAGAGAAGAGAAGAAGTAATAAATTATGTGAGGGAAAAATATGGAAAGGATCATGTAGCTCAAATCATTACCTTTGGAACTATGGCAGCACGAGCAGCAATAAGAGATGTGGGAAGAGTTTTGGATGTACCTTATGCTGAAGTAGATAGATTAGCAAAAATGATACCTCCAAATACTTCTATAGAATCTGCAATTTCTTCATCTTCTGAGCTTCAAAATCTTATTAAACACAATCCTACATATGAGAAAATAATATCTATCGCAAAGAAACTAGAAGGATATGCTCGACATGCTTCAATACATGCTGCAGGTATTGTAATTTCTAAAGAGCCAATAACAGAATATGTGCCATTACAAACTATGGATGGAGGAAACGAAATTGTAACCCAATTTCCTATGACAAATTTAGAAGAACTAGGACTCTTAAAAATGGACTTTTTAGGGTTGAGAACATTAACAGTTATAAATGATACATTAAAAGATATTAAAAACCGATATGGAATTGAATTAGATTTAAATAACATATCTTTAGATGATAAAAAAGTTTACGAATTACTTCAAGAGGGAGAAACTATAGGAGTCTTTCAATTAGAAAGTAAAGGAATGAGAAATTTATTAAAAGAAGTAAAGCCTGAAAAATTTGAGGATTTAATTGCAGTGTTAGCATTATATCGTCCTGGTCCTTTAGGAAGGTTAGAAAGTTATATAAAGAGAAAAAAGGGAGAAGAAGAAATAAAATATCTTCATCCTGCCTTGGAACCCATTTTATCTGAAACTTATGGGGTAATAATATATCAGGAACAAGTTATGGAAATTGCTCATAGACTAGCAGGCTTTTCTTTGGGACAAGCAGACTTATTAAGAAGAGCAATGGGAAAAAAGATGCCAGAAGTTATGGAACAACAAAGAGAAATATTTATAAATGGTGCAAAAGAAAGAGGAATTTCTGAAGAAATAGCAAAAGAAATATTCGAAGATATGGCAAGATTTGCAGAATATGGTTTTAATAAATCTCACAGTGCTGCTTATGCTCTGATATCTTTTCAGACCGCATATCTTAAAGCATATTATCCAAGAGAATACATGGCTTCATTAATGACTAGTGTAATGGGTAATAATGATAAACTTGCAAAGTACTTAGCTGAGGCCAAAAGAATGGGTATAAAAATACTTCCTCCAGATATAAATGAAAGTATGGTAGGATTTACTGTAACCTCTGAAGGAATAAGGTTTGGTTTATCAGGAATAAAAAATGTAGGTGATAATGTAGCAAAGGCTATAGTGGAAGAAAGAGAAAAAAATGGAAAGTTTAAATCAATTTTAGATTTTGCTCAGAGATTAAATACAAGAGTTATAAATAAAAGAGCTTTAGAGAGTTTAATAAAGGCAGGTGCTTTTGATAACTTTAAATATACTCGTAGAACATTTCTTACTAATATAGAAAAAATTTTAGATTTATCCCAGAATTCAAAGAAAAAAGAGATTATTCAAGCATCTTTATGGGAGTTTTCTCCTGAATCTCCTGAGATTTCTTTTGAAAATTTTCCAGAATTTAGCTTGGAAGAACTTCTTTCTATGGAAAAGGAAGTTCTAGGATTTTATGTATCTTATGATCCTCTCTTAGAACTGCAGAAATTCTCAAATAAGCTCTTTGATATAAATATTGAAGATTTATTTGAAATGGAAAGTGGAAGATATGTTGTAATTTCTGGAATATTAAAAAACTTAAGAGAAACTCTTGATAGAAAAAATCAAAAAATGCTTTTTGCTACTTTAGAAGATCTTACTGGAGAAGTAGATTTAACAATTTTTTCTTCGGTTTATAATATTCACAAGAATCTTTTAATAGAAGGTAAAAAAGTTATAATTGCTGGAAAACTAGAAAATTCTAAAGAAGAGGAAGAAAGAATTAAAATAATTGTCGATGATATTGAGGATTTAGAGGGAGAAGCTCTTGTTATAAAATTAAACTCTTCGATAGATTATAAATTTATTTTCGATTTGAAAGAGTTTTTAAAGAAAAAGAAGGGATTAAACCCTGTCTTTATACAATTAAAAGGAGAAAAAGTTTTAACTTCTTTCGAATTTTGGGTAAAAATTAATGATGAATTCTTGAGATCTTTAGAGAAATTTTTAGGAGATAGCCATTCCTATGACATTGTACGGTTAAATTTTTAA
- the accD gene encoding acetyl-CoA carboxylase, carboxyltransferase subunit beta, with amino-acid sequence MFMDWLSKKKEDSIDTKKSIFSDIPDGLWVKCPQCNQIIYSKDWLENYKVCIKCGFHSQLTAQERIALLTDEGTFKETDEHIVSFDVLNFHDTKPYTQRLMEAQLETGLKEAVVTGLASIEGISVNLIVMDFRFIGGSMGSVVGEKVTRAIERSINMRIPLISVIASGGARMQEGLISLFQMAKTSSAVARLDKEKILYICILTHPSTAGVLASFGSLGDVIIAEPGALIGFAGPRVIEQTIKQKLPAGFQRSEFVLQHGMIDMVVERKKLKSTIALLLRLLWRKK; translated from the coding sequence ATGTTTATGGATTGGTTAAGTAAAAAGAAAGAGGATTCTATAGATACAAAAAAATCTATTTTTAGTGATATTCCTGATGGACTCTGGGTAAAGTGTCCCCAATGTAATCAAATTATTTATTCTAAGGATTGGCTTGAGAATTATAAGGTTTGTATAAAATGTGGATTTCATTCTCAACTTACAGCCCAAGAAAGAATTGCTTTATTGACTGATGAAGGAACCTTTAAAGAAACTGATGAACATATTGTTTCTTTTGATGTATTAAATTTTCATGATACAAAACCTTATACCCAAAGATTAATGGAAGCACAATTAGAAACAGGTTTGAAAGAAGCAGTAGTTACAGGACTTGCATCTATAGAGGGAATATCAGTTAACTTAATAGTTATGGATTTTAGGTTTATAGGTGGAAGCATGGGATCTGTGGTAGGAGAAAAAGTAACACGAGCTATTGAAAGATCAATAAACATGAGAATACCCTTAATAAGCGTTATTGCCTCAGGAGGAGCAAGAATGCAGGAAGGCTTAATTTCTCTATTCCAAATGGCAAAGACAAGTTCTGCTGTAGCAAGATTAGACAAAGAAAAAATTCTTTATATATGTATATTGACTCATCCCTCTACTGCTGGTGTTTTAGCAAGTTTTGGATCGCTTGGTGATGTAATAATTGCAGAGCCAGGAGCTTTAATTGGTTTTGCAGGACCTAGAGTTATAGAACAGACAATAAAACAAAAACTGCCTGCAGGATTTCAGCGGTCAGAATTTGTTTTGCAACATGGAATGATTGATATGGTTGTAGAAAGAAAAAAATTAAAATCTACAATTGCTTTATTATTAAGACTTCTTTGGAGGAAGAAATGA
- a CDS encoding acetyl-CoA carboxylase carboxyltransferase subunit alpha, translated as MRRDLSPWERILLARHPKRPTFLSYLPELFDDFVEFHGDRYFGDDPAIITGFGFFEGESVAIIGQEKGRDVQEKIKRNFGMPHPEGYRKALRIMKLAEKFNIPIFSFIDTPGAYPGIGAEERGQAMAIAVNLKEMSLLKVPIIVIVLSEGGSGGALGVGVGDYILMLENAYYSVISPEGCASILFRDSSKAPEAASALKITAEDLFKLGLIDEIIPEPEEGAHTNLSETSENIKKALKKIYKSLKNKPVEILLRERYEKLRNYGKFLEEIKK; from the coding sequence ATGAGAAGAGATCTTTCTCCTTGGGAAAGGATTTTATTAGCAAGACATCCTAAAAGACCAACCTTTCTTTCTTATCTTCCAGAATTATTTGATGATTTTGTAGAATTTCATGGAGATAGATATTTTGGCGACGATCCAGCAATTATAACAGGATTTGGTTTTTTTGAAGGCGAGAGCGTAGCAATTATTGGGCAAGAGAAAGGACGTGATGTTCAAGAGAAAATAAAAAGAAATTTTGGAATGCCACATCCTGAAGGTTATAGAAAAGCTTTAAGAATTATGAAACTTGCAGAAAAGTTTAATATACCTATATTTAGTTTCATAGATACTCCTGGAGCTTATCCAGGAATAGGTGCAGAAGAAAGAGGACAAGCAATGGCTATTGCGGTAAATTTAAAAGAGATGTCTCTTTTGAAAGTTCCTATTATAGTAATAGTTCTAAGCGAAGGGGGAAGTGGTGGAGCTTTAGGAGTTGGAGTTGGAGATTATATATTAATGCTTGAAAATGCTTATTATTCGGTTATCTCTCCTGAGGGTTGTGCATCTATATTATTTAGAGACTCCAGTAAAGCTCCCGAAGCTGCTTCTGCTTTAAAAATAACAGCAGAAGATTTGTTCAAATTGGGACTTATTGATGAAATAATTCCAGAACCTGAAGAAGGGGCTCATACTAATCTTTCTGAAACCTCCGAAAACATAAAAAAGGCTCTAAAAAAAATTTATAAAAGTTTAAAAAATAAACCTGTAGAGATTTTGTTGAGAGAAAGATATGAGAAATTGAGAAACTATGGAAAGTTTTTGGAGGAAATTAAAAAATGA
- the pfkA gene encoding 6-phosphofructokinase, which translates to MKRIAVLTSGGDAPGMNSAIRSIVRYGLSQGLEVIGIERGYQGLIEGEFIKLKREDVSEIIQRGGTILKTARSEDFYKEEGQKKALENLEKERIEGLIVIGGEGSLRGAFSLYKLGFPVVGIPGSIDNDIWGTDYSIGFDTACNNVIDAINKIRDTAAAHERTFVIEVMGRECGYIAFTSGVVSGADVILIPEVPIDFPYIIEKLKERQRKMKKHNIIVVAEGVGSAYFIGKQIEDRLGISTRIVILGHIQRGGSPSVLDRTLGTFMGIQAVRSLLNKSYGIMIGWQNNKPFSVSLEEVVKNKKRVDPKLYYEVENIL; encoded by the coding sequence ATGAAAAGGATAGCTGTATTGACTAGTGGCGGAGATGCTCCTGGAATGAATTCTGCAATAAGATCTATTGTAAGATATGGTTTAAGTCAAGGATTAGAAGTAATTGGCATTGAAAGAGGATATCAAGGATTAATAGAGGGAGAATTTATAAAACTAAAAAGAGAAGATGTAAGTGAGATTATTCAGAGAGGTGGGACAATTCTTAAAACAGCAAGATCTGAGGACTTCTACAAGGAAGAAGGCCAGAAAAAAGCCCTAGAAAATTTAGAAAAAGAAAGAATTGAAGGTTTGATCGTAATAGGAGGAGAAGGATCGTTAAGAGGAGCCTTTTCTTTATATAAATTGGGCTTTCCTGTTGTAGGAATCCCAGGAAGTATTGATAATGATATTTGGGGTACAGATTATTCAATTGGTTTTGACACTGCATGTAATAATGTAATTGATGCTATTAATAAAATAAGAGATACTGCAGCTGCTCATGAAAGAACCTTTGTTATTGAGGTTATGGGAAGAGAATGTGGTTATATTGCTTTTACCTCGGGAGTAGTTAGTGGTGCAGATGTTATTCTTATTCCTGAGGTTCCTATAGATTTTCCGTATATAATAGAAAAATTGAAGGAAAGACAAAGAAAGATGAAGAAACATAATATAATTGTAGTTGCAGAAGGAGTAGGAAGTGCTTACTTTATAGGTAAACAGATAGAAGATAGATTAGGCATTTCAACGAGAATAGTAATTTTAGGCCATATTCAAAGAGGGGGATCTCCCTCGGTTTTAGACAGAACCTTGGGTACTTTTATGGGAATACAAGCAGTAAGAAGTTTATTAAATAAATCCTACGGAATAATGATAGGATGGCAGAATAATAAGCCTTTTAGTGTAAGTTTAGAGGAGGTTGTAAAAAATAAAAAAAGAGTTGATCCCAAATTATATTATGAAGTGGAAAATATTCTTTAA